The following are encoded together in the Gouania willdenowi chromosome 14, fGouWil2.1, whole genome shotgun sequence genome:
- the slc23a1 gene encoding solute carrier family 23 member 1, producing MEDSQQKPEEPNQPVRESRDIKKPRKVGGMETDMIYTIEDVPPWYLCILLGLQHYLTCFSGTVAVPFLLAEAMCVGQDQSTVSQLIGTIFSTVGITTLIQTTVGIRLPLFQASALAFLIPAQAILSLDRWKCPSDEEIYGNWSLPLQTSHIWQPRIREIQGAIIMSSLVEVLIGVCGLPGLLLQYIGPLTVTPTVSLIGLSVFSTAGERAGSHWGLSALCILLIVLFAQYLRTMSLRVPMYSRKKGLRYTRVQIFKMFPIILAIMLVWLVSYILTLSDLLPSDPNRYGHKGRTDARGDILTSAPWFRVPYPCQWGLPVVTIAGVLGMLSATLAGIVESIGDYYACARLSGAPHPPVHAINRGIFTEGVCCIIAGLLGTGNGSTSSSPNIGVLGITKVGSRRVVQYGAGIMFLLGSVGKFTALFASLPDPILGGMFCTLFGMITAVGLSNLQLVDLNSSRNLFVLGFSMFFGLTLPAHLHTHPNSISTGVAELDQILTVLLSTEMFVGGFLAFCLDNTIPGTKEERGLVEWSSSASSSNPASSVSMTYDLPIGMGIIRKAHWLKRFPISPTFTGFQTQQDLITPEQQVKEGDGLDNLHSTAV from the exons ATGGAGGACAGTCAACAG AAACCGGAGGAGCCAAATCAGCCTGTTAGAGAAAGCAGAGATATCAAAAAACCCAGGAAAGTGGGTGGAATGGAAACAGACATGATCTACACCATTGAAGATGTTCCACCATGGTATCTCTGCATTTTACTTGGACTACAG CATTATCTGACATGTTTTAGTGGAACAGTGGCTGTGCCATTTCTGTTGGCTGAGGCCATGTGTGTTGGTCAAGATCAAAGCACTGTCAGTCAGCTCATCGGCACCATTTTCTCGACTGTGGGCATTACGACTCTTATCCAAACTACTGTGGGCATCAG GCTTCCTCTCTTTCAAGCCAGTGCACTTGCCTTCCTCATTCCTGCTCAGGCGATTCTCAGTCTGGACCGGTGGAAGTGTCCTAGTGATG AGGAAATTTATGGAAACTGGAGTCTTCCACTGCAAACATCACATATCTGGCAGCCTCGCATAAGAGAA ATTCAAGGTGCTATCATAATGTCCAGTCTGGTGGAAGTACTGATTGGCGTGTGTGGGTTACCTGGTCTGCTGCTGCAATATATCGGCCCGCTCACTGTCACACCGACTGTCTCTTTGATTGGACTGTCTGTATTTTCAACTGCTGGCGAGAGAGCCGGGTCTCATTGGGGGCTGTCAGCACT GTGTATCTTGCTGATTGTGCTATTTGCTCAATACTTGAGGACAATGTCACTACGGGTTCCAATgtacagcagaaaaaaaggccTTAGATACACCAGAGTCCAAATCTTCAAGATGTTTCCA ATCATTTTAGCCATCATGTTGGTCTGGCTGGTGTCTTACATCCTGACTCTATCTGACCTGCTGCCTAGTGACCCTAACCGATATGGGCACAAGGGACGGACTGATGCTCGGGGAGACATCCTGACCTCAGCTCCCTGGTTCAGGGTTCCTTACCCCT GTCAGTGGGGGTTGCCTGTAGTAACCATTGCCGGGGTCTTGGGAATGCTAAGTGCAACTCTAGCAGGTATTGTGGAGTCAATTGGTGATTATTATGCCTGTGCCCGCTTGTCTGGAGCTCCACATCCTCCTGTCCATGCCATTAACAG AGGGATATTTACAGAAGGTGTATGCTGCATCATTGCTGGTCTTTTAGGGACAGGAAATGGCTCCACTTCCTCCAGTCCAAATATTGGCGTGCTTGGAATAACCAAG GTCGGCAGCAGGCGGGTAGTGCAGTATGGAGCAGGCATCATGTTTCTCCTGGGATCAGTTGGAAAGTTCACAGCTTTGTTTGCCTCACTACCAGACCCAATCCTAGGTGGGATGTTCTGCACACTGTTTG GTATGATTACTGCTGTTGGTCTGTCCAATCTGCAGCTGGTGGATTTGAACTCTTCCAGAAATCTTTTTGTCCTTGGCTTCTCAATGTTTTTTGGTCTTACATTACCAGCGCACCTACATACCCACCCCAACTCCATTAGCACAG GTGTTGCGGAGCTGGATCAGATCCTCACTGTTCTTCTGTCCACTGAGATGTTTGTTGGAGGTTTCCTGGCATTTTGTCTTGATAACACAATTCCAG GCACCAAAGAAGAGAGAGGCCTTGTTGAGTGGAgttcttctgcttcttcttcaaATCCAGCTTCTTCTGTTTCAATGACCTATGACCTTCCTATAGGAATGGGCATAATCAGAAAAGCACATTGGCTCAAACGATTTCCCATCAGTCCAACATTTACAGGTTTCCAAACACAACAGGACCTTATTACTCCTGAACAACAGGTCAAGGAAGGGGACGGGTTAGATAACTTGCACAGCACTGCAGTGTAA
- the pwwp2a gene encoding PWWP domain-containing protein 2A, translating into MAAVTAEPGAAAVPTPTDTATESDKPPEPSTSGFDLPGVRIEPYSRRDSGREQLDGVDSESRHVDQTEEPDRALADRISARGEEYCSLPPNPQPSAVFLHSFPVPPPNTEAGLSLDEPAEPTTNGTTDLEREYRFRAPVNGDVMNRDLDPGTQESLLRSDSTPNQTPAEASPAAQKLVLKDLSPGTEVQVSLDHVIDDAVVVSFRFGDRIFSGVLMDVSRRFGPHGIPITVFPRRDDQSKPVLNVVDDLSIKDQASASSPSLPSSHTLKPPPLFQEGALYPPPLFIRDTYNQALPQPPPRKIKRPKRRYRCEEPTSIMNAIKLRPRQVLCDKCKGVVASGGRREVRLGSVDFRCEAVSRRQKVSGGSVSSEVKRLRSNDKDRCSSSSSSQRALRAKPASSRVHLNSKKALSKAVVRNSEPPQQKPKIRSLDDSRAVTRAAALENQKVHFTRRLQNCSGSAHSSNSATQLPPRTRLKPQRYRTDESQPQNNNSTSPRPLLPKPPLSPAHLTDPYSPPLSQPLAPAPSCELSGEETPCSVDEPLSQGGVGSYHSECSSTETFDPPSREPPSALVPRCQVSPAADAPPPRVDYEMMAAGCDEEEGDLKRRRKSSTSSTSSSSSSSSVFSKSVSKCLLPDGRTVCVGDIVWAKIYGFPWWPARVLGITVSRRGDTGLSVRQEARVSWFGSPTTSFLPLVQLSPFLETFQLRFDRKRKGPYRRAIAEAASAAKQLTPEVRALLTQFET; encoded by the exons ATGGCGGCTGTGACTGCAGAGCCTGGAGCAGCAGCGGTTCCGACACCAACAGACACTGCAACAGAGAGCGACAAACCACCGGAACCAAGCACGTCTGGCTTCGACCTTCCAGGAGTTCGAATAGAGCCGTACAGTCGAAGGGACTCGGGACGGGAGCAGCTGGACGGAGTAGACTCGGAGAGTCGCCATGTTGATCAAACCGAGGAGCCGGACCGGGCCTTAGCGGACCGTATCTCCGCTCGTGGGGAGGAATACTGCAGTCTACCGCCAAACCCGCAGCCCTCCGCCGTGTTTCTGCACTCTTTTCCTGTTCCGCCGCCCAACACCGAGGCCGGACTGTCGCTGGACGAACCGGCCGAACCCACTACCAACGGCACCACGGACCTGGAGCGGGAATACAGGTTCCGGGCACCGGTGAATGGGGATGTAATGAACAGGGACCTGGACCCAGGAACCCAGGAGTCTCTGTTGCGGTCTGACTCGACCCCGAACCAAACCCCCGCGGAGGCCTCGCCTGCCGCCCAAAAGCTTGTGCTGAAGGATTTGAGTCCGGGAACCGAGGTCCAGGTCTCTCTGGATCACGTAATTGATGACGCCGTGGTGGTGTCGTTCCGGTTCGGGGATCGGATCTTCTCTGGGGTTCTAATGGACGTCTCTAGACG GTTTGGACCTCATGGTATTCCCATCACAGTCTTTCCCAGGCGCGATGACCAGAGCAAGCCGGTTCTGAATGTTGTTGATGACCTTTCCATCAAAGATCAAGCCTCTGCTAGCTCTCCTTCTCTGCCCTCCTCTCATACTTTAAAACCACCACCCCTTTTCCAGGAAGGGGCGCTGTATCCTCCCCCTTTGTTCATTAGAGACACTTACAATCAGGCTTTACCTCAGCCTCCACCTCGTAAGATCAAACGGCCCAAACGACGATATCGCTGTGAGGAGCCAACCTCCATCATGAACGCTATCAAGCTCCGCCCACGGCAGGTGCTCTGCGATAAATGCAAAGGTGTCGTGGCCTCAGGGGGACGCAGAGAGGTGCGGCTCGGCTCAGTGGACTTTCGGTGTGAGGCTGTGTCTCGGCGACAAAAGGTTTCAGGAGGATCTGTCTCTTCTGAGGTGAAACGGTTAAGGAGCAATGACAAGGACAGAtgctcttcatcatcttcatctcaACGCGCTCTAAGGGCCAAGCCTGCCTCCTCCCGCGTACACCTAAATTCAAAGAAGGCTCTGTCTAAAGCTGTGGTCAGGAACTCGGAACCTCCTCAGCAAAAGCCCAAAATCCGAAGCCTCGATGACTCTAGAGCTGTGACTCGAGCAGCTGCCTTGGAGAACCAGAAGGTCCACTTCACCCGCCGCTTACAGAACTGCAGCGGCTCAGCCCACAGCTCTAATTCCGCCACACAGCTGCCTCCCCGCACGCGCCTCAAACCTCAAAGGTATCGTACTGACGAAAGCCAGCCTCAAAACAACAACTCTACTAGTCCACGCCCATTGCTTCCTAAACCTCCCTTAAGCCCTGCTCACCTGACGGACCCCTACTCTCCTCCACTGTCACAACCCCTTGCCCCCGCCCCCTCCTGTGAGCTTAGTGGGGAGGAGACTCCATGCTCTGTTGACGAGCCACTCTCTCAGGGCGGGGTAGGCTCTTACCACTCAGAGTGTAGCTCCACGGAGACCTTTGACCCCCCCTCCCGAGAACCACCCTCTGCCTTAGTGCCTCGATGCCAGGTTTCCCCTGCTGCAGACGCGCCTCCTCCCAGGGTTGATTATGAGATGATGGCAGCAGGCTGTGACGAAGAGGAAGGAGACTTAAAAAGGCGTCGTAAGTCTTCCACGTCATCGAcctcttcctcttcatcttcgTCCTCCGTTTTTTCTAAGTCTGTGTCGAAATGTCTACTGCCTGACGGCCGCACAGTGTGTGTCGGTGACATCGTTTGGGCTAAAATATATGGCTTTCCCTGGTGGCCCGCGCGGGTTCTTGGCATCACAGTGTCTCGACGTGGAGACACGGGGCTGTCGGTGCGTCAGGAAGCGCGTGTTTCGTGGTTTGGTTCTCCAACCACTTCTTTCCTGCCTCTTGTCCAGCTCTCCCCTTTTCTGGAGACATTTCAGTTGAGGTTTGACCGTAAGAGGAAAGGGCCGTACCGCCGTGCCATTGCAGAGGCCGCCAGCGCCGCCAAGCAGCTCACGCCTGAAGTCCGAGCTCTGCTTACACAGTTTGAGACGTAA